A genomic region of Zalophus californianus isolate mZalCal1 chromosome 11, mZalCal1.pri.v2, whole genome shotgun sequence contains the following coding sequences:
- the RPL27A gene encoding 60S ribosomal protein L27a → MPSRLRKTRKLRGHVSHGHGRIGKHRKHPGGRGNAGGMHHHRINFDKYHPGYFGKVGMRHYHLKRNQSFCPTVNLDKLWTLVSEQTRVNAAKNKTGAAPIIDVVRSGYYKVLGKGKLPKQPVIVKAKFFSRRAEEKIKGVGGACVLVA, encoded by the exons ATG CCATCCAGACTGAGGAAGACCCGGAAACTTCGGGGCCACGTGAGCCACGGCCACGGCCGCATCG GCAAGCACCGGAAGCACCCAGGAGGCCGGGGTAATGCTGGTGGCATGCATCACCACAGGATCAACTTCGACAAATA TCACCCAGGATACTTTGGAAAAGTTGGTATGAGACATTACCACTTAAAGAGGAACCAGAGCTTCTGCCCAACTGTCAACCTTGATAAACTGTGGACCTTGGTCAGTGAGCAGACACGGGTAAATGCTGCCAAAAACAAGACTGGAGCTGCTCCTATCATTGATGTGGTGCGATCG ggctactacaaagttttgggaaagggaaaactcCCAAAACAGCCTGTCATCGTGAAGGCCAAATTCTTCagtagaagagcagaggagaagatTAAGGGTGTCGGGGGCGCCTGCGTTCTAGTAGCTTGA